A section of the Fusarium falciforme chromosome 8, complete sequence genome encodes:
- a CDS encoding MFS domain-containing protein encodes MDSASEKPTSAAVLEEPSVDAAKGANAATEHIESLSHDTRAALDKAVSRKFDRRVLPFCILMHLCSMIDRANMGNAKVLGLKEDLHLTGNRFNIAMSLFYITYILLEIPANAVIKRIGPKIWLSFLTTSFGIVTMCQAFAISFHGIIAVRIMLGLCDAGVLPGIMFTLASFYRRHELTTRMGYLSAVVSLSGAFGGLLATGFSRIPSGILHTWRHVLFFEGLITILIGFSVVLLPNSPATSSFLTEEERIYACSRLIDEAKALPDEKMNKVTFKRAIMHVPTQLVAVALICSLCCMGSLHIFTPTLLQSMGYSGQQAQLMSVPPYVLGAIVCITTATLSDRLRKRGIFFICLLAPCIFIGFTLNHFVSSVAVRYFGLFLAVSGGFSSSPLLLSWSVDNNSGPAVKAIASAYVIGLGGFGQLLSTWTYIATEAPKYPTGHSINMACACVLFLAVGCHSLWAMRENKKRSVGLRDSRLAREHEGLGHDHPAFKFTP; translated from the exons ATGGATTCTGCTTCAGAAAAGCCCACCAGCGCTGCCGTTCTTGAAGAGCCGTCGGTCGATGCGGCCAAAGGAGCCAATGCCGCCACGGAACACATTGAGTCGCTTTCCCACGACACGCGTGCTGCTCTGGACAAGGCTGTCAGCCGCAAATTTGACCGCCGAGTGCTTCCTTTCTGCATCCTCATGCATCTTTGCTCCATGATTGACCGAGCCAACATGGGCAACGCCAAAGTCTTGGGACTGAAGGAGGATCTGCACCTTACGGGAAACAGGTTCAACATTGCAATGTCTTTGTTTTACATTACCTACATTCTCCTTGAGAT CCCGGCCAATGCGGTCATCAAGCGAATCGGCCCAAAAATCTGGCTATCATTTCTGACCACTTCCTTCGGCATTGTCACCATGTGTCAGGCTTTCGCAATCTCCTTCCACGGCATCATAGCTGTCAGGATCATGCTCGGGCTGTGTGATGCCGGTGTCCTCCCTGGCATCATGTTCACGCTTGCAAGCTTTTACCGACGGCACGAGCTCACGACGAGAATGGGTTACCTGTCGGCTGTCGTGTCCCTGTCCGGGGCCTTTGGCGGTCTGCTAGCTACTGGGTTCTCTCGCATCCCCTCCGGGATTCTGCACACGTGGAGACATGTTCTGTTCTTCGAGGGCCTGATCACTATCCTCATTGGCTTCTCCGTTGTCCTTCTACCTAACAGCCCTGCCACTTCAAGCTTTCTGACTGAAGAGGAGCGCATCTACGCGTGCTCTCGCCTGATTGACGAAGCCAAAGCCCTGCCTGACGAGAAGATGAACAAGGTCACTTTCAAGCGTGCCATCATGCATGTTCCCACTCAGCTGGTTGCCGTGGCTCTGATTTGCTCCCTGTGCTGCATGGGGTCGTTGCACATCTTCACG CCAACCTTGCTGCAGTCTATGGGTTATAGCGGTCAGCAGGCCCAGCTCATGTCCGTTCCCCCCTACGTGCTCGGGGCCATTGTCTGCATCACGACGGCTACACTCTCAGACCGCCTACGTAAAAGAGGCATTTTCTTCATCTGCCTTCTTGCGCCCTGCATCTTCATCGGCTTCACGCTCAACCATTTCGTTTCTAGCGTAGCTGTGCGGTACTTTGGCTTGTTTCTCGCTGTGTCTGGCGGATTCAGCTCAAGCCCTCTGCTGCTCAGTTGGTCTGTCGATAACAATTCCGGGCCTGCTGTCAAGGCTATTGCTTCTGCCTATGTCATTGGTCTTGGAGG ATTCGGTCAGTTGCTTTCGACGTGGACCTACATTGCCACGGAAGCTCCGAAATACCCAACTGGCCACAGCATCAATATGGCATGTGCTTGTGTGCTGTTCCTCGCCGTGGGCTGTCACTCTTTGTGGGCTATGAGGGAGAACAAGAAGCGTTCTGTGGGGTTGCGCGACAGTCGCTTGGCACGGGAACACGAAGGCCTTGGTCATGATCACCCAGCATTCAAGTTTACACCTTGA